In Vibrio sp. JC009, a single window of DNA contains:
- a CDS encoding TRAP transporter substrate-binding protein: MKKSTLCLALSIAISGVISTQAFAETNIRVGHGAADTYHMHKAWVKFKEIVEKESNNDITVDIYPNGQVGGDRELTEAVQSGIIEMTAPVVEVMAGWDPAFSVPGLPYTFANREAALKALNGEFGQQLLGKVQDFGITGLGWMENGIRNITSNKCPIKQPSDLDGVKIRTMQVEAHMDAFKAMGANPTPMSFNEVYSALQQGVVDAQENPLGHIYSSRFYEVQNCVTLSGHVYSTHMVLANPDFYESLSEKDKALIDSALERAIDYQQDVIASEEKEQLAAIKAAGVTVTNLTPEETAKFQAVTAPIREKYTKLVEPKLIEALNK; this comes from the coding sequence ATGAAAAAGAGTACCCTGTGCCTGGCCCTTTCTATCGCAATTTCAGGCGTGATAAGTACACAAGCTTTTGCAGAAACGAATATCCGGGTTGGTCACGGAGCCGCTGACACCTACCACATGCACAAAGCCTGGGTGAAGTTCAAAGAGATTGTTGAGAAAGAATCCAATAACGATATTACCGTTGATATCTACCCTAACGGGCAGGTTGGTGGTGACCGTGAGCTTACTGAAGCTGTGCAGTCAGGCATCATTGAGATGACAGCGCCTGTTGTAGAAGTTATGGCTGGCTGGGACCCTGCGTTCTCTGTACCTGGCCTTCCATACACATTTGCTAACCGTGAAGCTGCTCTTAAGGCTCTGAATGGTGAATTCGGGCAGCAGCTTCTGGGTAAAGTTCAGGACTTCGGTATTACAGGTCTTGGCTGGATGGAAAATGGTATCCGTAATATCACCAGTAACAAGTGTCCTATCAAGCAGCCGTCAGATCTGGATGGTGTGAAAATTCGTACCATGCAGGTTGAAGCGCATATGGATGCCTTTAAGGCGATGGGGGCAAACCCGACTCCGATGTCATTCAACGAAGTGTACTCTGCGCTACAGCAAGGCGTGGTTGACGCTCAGGAGAACCCTCTGGGTCACATCTACTCTTCCCGTTTCTACGAAGTGCAGAACTGTGTGACTCTGTCTGGTCACGTATACTCAACTCATATGGTTCTGGCTAACCCTGACTTCTATGAAAGTCTGTCTGAGAAAGATAAGGCTCTGATCGATTCTGCGCTTGAGCGTGCAATTGATTATCAGCAAGACGTGATTGCCAGCGAAGAAAAAGAGCAGTTAGCTGCTATTAAAGCAGCCGGTGTAACGGTCACTAATCTGACTCCGGAAGAGACAGCGAAGTTCCAGGCTGTGACTGCACCAATTCGTGAAAAGTACACTAAGCTGGTTGAGCCTAAGCTGATCGAAGCCCTGAATAAGTAA
- a CDS encoding C-terminal binding protein, whose amino-acid sequence MKKVVVIEPGYLDYKEEEKVLSAHQAKFTSLPIGTPKSQILAEVADADAIMVREAIVDSEVLDAAPECKVVVRYGVGVDNIDLNYAKEKGVYVANVPDYGSEDVAEHAVSLLVSATRRVVTRDRDVHDGKWGIGQAEPIPRMGGKVLGVVGFGRIARCFAEKASGLGFRTTLVFDPALTEEQAKEANVQKVDLETLVQESDFISLHAPLNEHTRHMINGDLISKMKPMAVLVNTSRGGLVDEQALYDALKENRIHAAGIDVFETEPVPSDNPLLTLPNAICTDHTAWFTEESVVELQHKGAMEVLRVFDGTKPNSWVNQ is encoded by the coding sequence ATGAAAAAAGTCGTTGTTATCGAACCTGGATACCTTGATTACAAGGAAGAAGAAAAAGTGCTTAGCGCTCATCAGGCAAAGTTCACTTCACTGCCAATCGGCACACCTAAGAGCCAGATTCTGGCAGAAGTGGCTGATGCAGATGCCATTATGGTTCGTGAAGCTATCGTTGATTCTGAAGTTCTGGACGCAGCGCCAGAGTGTAAGGTTGTCGTCCGCTACGGTGTTGGTGTCGACAATATCGACCTTAACTACGCAAAGGAAAAAGGCGTCTATGTAGCAAACGTGCCCGATTACGGCTCTGAAGATGTTGCTGAGCATGCAGTATCACTTCTTGTTTCAGCTACCCGCCGTGTCGTAACCCGGGACCGTGATGTTCACGACGGAAAATGGGGCATCGGCCAGGCTGAACCTATCCCTCGTATGGGCGGTAAGGTTCTGGGTGTTGTTGGCTTTGGCCGTATTGCCCGCTGCTTTGCAGAAAAAGCCTCCGGCCTGGGCTTCAGAACAACTCTGGTTTTCGACCCGGCATTAACAGAAGAGCAGGCAAAAGAGGCCAATGTACAAAAAGTTGACCTGGAAACTCTGGTTCAGGAATCCGACTTTATCTCTTTGCATGCGCCTTTAAATGAGCATACACGCCACATGATCAACGGCGATCTTATCAGCAAGATGAAGCCGATGGCGGTACTGGTAAACACCAGCCGTGGCGGACTGGTTGATGAGCAGGCGCTTTACGACGCACTAAAAGAAAACCGTATTCACGCGGCAGGTATCGACGTATTTGAAACCGAGCCAGTCCCTTCAGACAACCCTTTACTCACGCTGCCAAACGCAATCTGTACCGACCACACAGCCTGGTTTACTGAAGAATCCGTAGTGGAGCTTCAGCACAAAGGAGCCATGGAAGTACTGCGCGTATTTGACGGCACCAAACCAAACAGCTGGGTTAACCAGTAA
- a CDS encoding RraA family protein has product MYSKEIIDGYREIFSTASIADACDLLLGKTMYLPFDVKNRINEKKIVGPAVTIVEEATLEKVAPQHALDAIDESNEGSVIVISGDAALETVAVWGGLMTAGAVANKHEGAVLNGGMRDIAEIRRDYDFPVYAKTISPGTTLGRFKTVAANKPVQIGEALIRPGDLIIGDVDGVVCVPQEHVEAVLRESQSIDSRELEQAQLIIQSGSLREGLAKYGRI; this is encoded by the coding sequence ATGTATAGCAAAGAAATCATTGACGGATACCGCGAAATCTTCTCAACCGCATCCATTGCAGATGCCTGTGATCTGCTGTTAGGCAAAACAATGTACCTGCCTTTTGATGTAAAAAACCGTATCAATGAAAAGAAAATTGTTGGCCCTGCTGTAACCATCGTAGAAGAAGCAACACTGGAAAAAGTGGCTCCTCAGCATGCGCTTGATGCTATCGATGAATCAAACGAAGGCAGCGTTATCGTTATCTCTGGTGACGCTGCACTGGAAACAGTTGCAGTATGGGGCGGTCTGATGACAGCTGGTGCAGTAGCAAACAAACACGAAGGTGCCGTTCTTAACGGCGGTATGCGTGATATCGCTGAGATCCGTCGTGACTACGACTTCCCTGTTTACGCAAAAACAATTTCACCGGGTACCACTCTTGGCCGTTTCAAAACTGTAGCAGCGAACAAGCCGGTACAGATTGGTGAAGCACTGATCCGTCCGGGAGACCTGATTATCGGTGACGTTGACGGCGTAGTTTGTGTTCCTCAGGAGCATGTAGAAGCGGTGCTTCGTGAATCTCAGTCTATCGATTCACGCGAACTTGAGCAGGCGCAACTTATCATCCAGAGCGGCTCTCTTCGCGAAGGTCTGGCTAAGTACGGCCGTATTTAA
- a CDS encoding sugar kinase, which produces MSIDIVSFGEPLFEFSQIPGQQKEISYLSGFGGDTSNFSVSAARQGAKVAILAHLGSDVFGDQFVDLWQQEGVNTDFVVRNPDAPTGVYFISHDERGHHFTFYRKGSAASLVTPQQIPTDAIAQAKLLHTSAITHAISDSSSDSVFEAIDIAKQNGTQVSFDTNLRLKLWPLSRARAVIHETIRHVDICMPSLDEAQLLTNLEDANEIADFYLGLGAKTIVLKMGKDGAMVATRDKRFTAGGHKVDTVDATGAGDCFSGAFLSQVVKGESLETALAYANCAAALTTTGYGAVAPIPTAEKVLAFKAEVKA; this is translated from the coding sequence ATGAGTATTGATATTGTTTCATTTGGCGAACCGCTATTTGAGTTTTCCCAGATCCCCGGCCAACAAAAAGAGATCTCTTACCTGAGTGGCTTTGGTGGTGACACTTCCAACTTCTCTGTCAGTGCTGCGCGTCAGGGCGCAAAGGTCGCTATCCTTGCACACCTTGGCAGCGATGTTTTTGGTGATCAGTTTGTCGACCTGTGGCAACAAGAAGGTGTAAACACGGACTTTGTGGTTCGCAACCCGGACGCACCAACCGGCGTCTACTTTATTTCCCACGATGAACGTGGCCATCACTTCACCTTCTACCGCAAAGGTTCTGCAGCATCACTGGTTACTCCGCAACAGATCCCAACAGATGCAATCGCTCAGGCTAAACTGCTGCACACCTCTGCGATTACCCATGCTATCAGCGACTCTTCAAGCGACTCTGTTTTTGAAGCTATTGATATCGCGAAACAGAACGGCACTCAGGTTTCATTTGATACTAACCTGCGTTTAAAACTCTGGCCTCTTTCAAGAGCAAGAGCGGTAATTCATGAAACCATCCGCCATGTAGATATCTGCATGCCAAGCCTGGATGAAGCGCAGCTACTGACTAACCTTGAAGATGCCAACGAAATCGCAGACTTCTACCTTGGCCTTGGCGCTAAAACTATCGTGCTGAAGATGGGCAAAGACGGCGCAATGGTCGCAACCCGGGATAAACGCTTTACCGCTGGCGGTCACAAGGTAGACACAGTAGATGCAACCGGTGCCGGTGACTGCTTCTCAGGTGCATTCCTGAGCCAGGTAGTAAAAGGCGAATCCCTGGAGACGGCTCTGGCTTACGCGAACTGCGCAGCGGCTCTGACCACAACAGGCTACGGCGCGGTTGCTCCGATCCCAACAGCAGAAAAAGTTCTGGCCTTTAAAGCAGAGGTAAAAGCCTGA
- a CDS encoding bifunctional 4-hydroxy-2-oxoglutarate aldolase/2-dehydro-3-deoxy-phosphogluconate aldolase produces MEKALELLAKTRVVPVIQIDNLDDAIPLAETLVKNGLPIAEVTLRSPVAMDAIRLISQKLPEMLVIAGTVTSPERAAQVMEAGASMVVSPGFNPKTVGYCVSNGIDIIPGVATPGEMEQAMNFGLSTVKFFPAEANGGIATLKAVSAPYSQLKFMPTGGITPANIQDYLALPSVTCCGGSWMVDKKLIANKDWGKLAELIRKAVEQVQI; encoded by the coding sequence ATGGAAAAAGCGCTCGAACTACTGGCTAAAACCAGAGTAGTACCGGTTATCCAAATAGACAATCTGGATGACGCGATTCCCCTGGCAGAGACGCTGGTAAAAAACGGCCTGCCGATTGCGGAAGTCACGCTGCGTTCTCCTGTTGCCATGGATGCAATCAGGTTAATTAGCCAGAAACTGCCTGAAATGCTGGTCATCGCAGGCACAGTCACCTCACCAGAGCGGGCCGCACAGGTAATGGAAGCCGGAGCCAGCATGGTGGTCTCTCCCGGCTTTAACCCAAAAACCGTCGGCTACTGCGTTTCTAACGGCATCGATATTATCCCCGGCGTAGCAACACCGGGCGAAATGGAACAGGCGATGAACTTCGGCCTGTCCACCGTTAAGTTCTTCCCGGCTGAAGCCAACGGCGGTATCGCAACTCTTAAAGCCGTTTCAGCACCTTACAGCCAGCTGAAATTTATGCCAACAGGAGGCATTACGCCTGCAAATATTCAGGACTACCTGGCACTACCGTCCGTAACCTGCTGCGGCGGATCCTGGATGGTGGATAAAAAACTGATCGCCAATAAAGACTGGGGCAAGCTAGCAGAGCTTATCCGTAAAGCAGTCGAACAGGTTCAGATCTGA
- the arfB gene encoding alternative ribosome rescue aminoacyl-tRNA hydrolase ArfB yields the protein MLKISNNVEIADWEIELSAIRAMGSGGQNVNKVSSAIHLRFDIRRSALPDIYKQKLLALSDSRISKEGVIVIKAQSYRTQEQNKEDALNRLKDLICSAMVQVKKRRPTKPTKGSQRRRVDAKKRNGAVKAMRKKVSF from the coding sequence ATGCTGAAGATATCCAACAATGTTGAAATTGCAGACTGGGAGATTGAGCTCTCGGCCATCCGGGCAATGGGTAGCGGAGGGCAGAATGTAAACAAGGTCTCCAGTGCCATCCACTTGAGGTTTGATATCAGGCGTTCTGCTCTGCCGGATATCTATAAGCAGAAGCTGCTCGCTCTTTCAGACTCAAGGATCAGTAAAGAGGGCGTTATTGTTATCAAAGCTCAGTCCTACAGGACTCAGGAGCAAAATAAAGAAGATGCTCTGAACCGTCTGAAAGATCTTATCTGCTCCGCCATGGTCCAGGTAAAGAAACGCAGGCCCACCAAACCGACCAAGGGCTCTCAGCGTCGCCGCGTTGACGCCAAGAAGAGAAACGGCGCGGTTAAGGCTATGCGTAAAAAAGTCTCATTTTAA
- a CDS encoding DUF1214 domain-containing protein: MKQLRSLVSISVSAALLCTSGTTQANVHSKSVVEQGQKLEIMDTRIGKLKFENDHLVGIPTEETRDKIFDAIDFQRASQAYIWSVPLTSFYAWKQSFYDMGGEDGQINFFESYESRFGGLTYNTTTPYVLAFFNVLKQPTMITIPTNEVRGAVHNMWQIGLSQMTKPGKYVIIPKDSDIPANLPAGAKVVESDTNYAFLGIRLMAKTRDQRMKDLNNIKITDLNGKPISSNGINMPKRGLDAKHPRGMAFWELLNEAIQTEPVHERDRMMHDMLRPLGIEKGKPFKPNARQTRLLKEGALVGEIMTKNIDFSKTGRLEHAEYGPEGNRWEIATASTPNQNRDYGMDLDGRAAWFYEAVSNDIAMHGMVNGGWGQVYLDNYRDSNGNGLDGSKHYTLTVRGDVDYAETFWTVTVYNIENRGIVENDLKRADVGSNVPGTQKNKNGDYVFHFSPTQPKGVAKANWVQTNPDENWFVYFRAYSPSKDFVAQKPETILPNFVEVK, translated from the coding sequence ATGAAGCAACTACGTAGTTTGGTTAGTATCAGTGTCTCGGCTGCCCTGTTATGCACTTCAGGTACAACGCAGGCAAATGTTCACAGCAAGTCAGTGGTTGAACAGGGTCAGAAACTTGAGATCATGGATACACGTATCGGTAAGCTGAAGTTTGAAAATGATCATCTGGTCGGTATTCCTACAGAGGAAACCAGAGATAAGATTTTCGATGCCATCGATTTCCAGCGTGCGTCTCAGGCGTATATCTGGTCCGTGCCACTAACCAGCTTCTACGCCTGGAAGCAGTCCTTCTACGACATGGGCGGTGAAGATGGACAGATTAATTTCTTTGAAAGCTATGAGTCGCGTTTTGGTGGCCTGACATACAACACCACAACGCCGTATGTGCTTGCTTTCTTCAATGTACTTAAGCAGCCAACCATGATCACCATCCCGACAAATGAAGTTCGTGGCGCGGTACACAATATGTGGCAGATTGGCCTATCTCAGATGACCAAGCCTGGAAAGTACGTCATCATTCCTAAAGACTCTGATATTCCGGCTAACCTCCCTGCCGGAGCAAAAGTTGTTGAATCCGATACCAACTACGCATTCCTTGGCATTCGCCTGATGGCGAAAACCCGCGATCAGCGTATGAAGGATCTGAACAATATCAAAATCACTGACCTGAATGGCAAGCCAATCAGCAGCAACGGCATCAATATGCCAAAACGAGGCCTGGATGCCAAACACCCTCGCGGAATGGCTTTCTGGGAGCTGCTAAATGAAGCGATTCAGACAGAGCCGGTTCACGAGCGTGACCGCATGATGCACGATATGCTCCGTCCGCTGGGTATCGAAAAAGGTAAACCATTTAAACCTAATGCAAGACAGACCCGACTTCTGAAAGAAGGTGCTCTGGTTGGCGAAATCATGACCAAGAACATCGATTTCAGCAAAACCGGTCGCCTAGAGCATGCAGAATATGGCCCGGAAGGAAACCGCTGGGAAATTGCAACAGCATCAACACCAAACCAAAACCGTGACTACGGTATGGATCTGGACGGCCGTGCTGCCTGGTTCTATGAAGCGGTAAGTAACGATATTGCCATGCACGGTATGGTCAATGGCGGCTGGGGTCAGGTATATCTTGATAACTACCGTGACAGCAACGGTAACGGCCTGGACGGCAGTAAGCACTACACGCTAACGGTAAGAGGTGATGTGGACTACGCCGAAACCTTCTGGACAGTAACGGTTTACAACATTGAAAACCGCGGGATTGTAGAAAACGATCTTAAGCGTGCAGATGTGGGCTCTAACGTCCCTGGCACCCAGAAAAACAAGAACGGAGACTATGTGTTCCACTTCTCGCCAACGCAGCCAAAAGGCGTAGCAAAAGCAAACTGGGTACAGACAAACCCTGATGAAAACTGGTTTGTATACTTCCGCGCCTACTCTCCGAGCAAAGACTTTGTTGCTCAGAAACCGGAAACCATCCTGCCAAACTTCGTAGAAGTTAAATAG
- a CDS encoding DUF1778 domain-containing protein, which translates to MSSFIKERVEFRLSTKEKLALEETAILSNTTVSMFVLESVMYALENPPEPNEIMREIINMSLEETWTVKTKK; encoded by the coding sequence ATGTCTTCATTTATAAAAGAACGGGTAGAGTTTCGGCTTTCAACGAAAGAAAAACTCGCTTTGGAAGAGACGGCAATTCTGTCTAATACCACTGTTAGCATGTTTGTACTGGAGTCAGTAATGTATGCATTAGAAAATCCACCAGAGCCTAATGAAATTATGCGTGAAATAATCAACATGTCATTGGAGGAAACGTGGACAGTTAAAACCAAAAAGTAA
- a CDS encoding SDR family oxidoreductase: MKPIAIVTGANRGLGKEVSRQLAAQDYLVILTSRSLQKAQDTAKELGFENIVPAELDVADPSSIERLNERVTAEFGRVDVLVNNAAIHYDTWQKAINADLEVVQEALDTNVYGPWRMVQTFLPLLRNSSHPRIVNVSSGGGALHGMSGGTPAYSVSKASLNALTLMWADELRGDHILVNAVCPGWVATDMGGLGGRPVKDGAEGIVWAATLPDNGPTGGFFRDGKPIEW; this comes from the coding sequence ATGAAACCAATTGCTATCGTAACAGGTGCAAACCGAGGTTTGGGAAAAGAGGTGAGCAGACAGCTTGCCGCGCAGGACTATCTGGTTATTCTGACTTCGCGCTCACTGCAGAAAGCTCAGGATACGGCAAAAGAGCTGGGCTTTGAGAATATTGTTCCGGCTGAGCTGGATGTGGCTGATCCTTCCAGCATTGAAAGGTTAAATGAACGCGTGACCGCTGAATTTGGCAGGGTGGATGTGCTGGTTAATAATGCCGCTATTCATTATGACACCTGGCAGAAGGCAATAAATGCCGATTTAGAGGTGGTTCAGGAAGCCTTAGATACCAATGTCTACGGCCCATGGCGGATGGTTCAGACTTTTTTGCCTCTGTTACGCAACTCTTCACATCCGCGCATTGTGAATGTCAGCAGTGGCGGTGGTGCTCTGCACGGCATGTCAGGAGGAACGCCTGCCTACAGTGTTTCTAAGGCGTCACTAAACGCGCTGACATTGATGTGGGCAGATGAATTACGAGGTGATCATATTTTAGTTAATGCCGTCTGCCCCGGCTGGGTTGCCACAGACATGGGCGGACTTGGCGGTCGCCCGGTGAAAGATGGCGCTGAAGGAATCGTCTGGGCTGCAACGCTTCCGGACAACGGCCCGACAGGCGGCTTTTTCCGGGATGGTAAACCAATTGAGTGGTAA
- a CDS encoding LysR family transcriptional regulator: MNGTMYNQLLMFHTIAEEGSITAAARKMELAPPSVSRALKTLEEQLGLPLFTRTTRQMDLTEAGQMLYDQTINAIADLNIAVENVSELSDVPSGKVRITMPRFVSQYLIQPVYAEFCLRYPNIELEISVSDAAVNIISEGYDLGIRFGDRIEEGLIARPLTTPMKETLFASPEYIRQYGEPKTPEDLKQHKLIQYRFMSSNQLAPLKLNNNGSEVLVDMPIGMVCNDTDLMMDAAIKGLGIGRIVDPMVEPFFAEGKLVPVLQEYWYPYPALYIYFHRNTQKAKRVRVFIDFLLEQLGV; encoded by the coding sequence ATGAACGGCACCATGTATAACCAACTGCTGATGTTTCACACTATTGCGGAGGAAGGCAGTATTACTGCTGCTGCGCGAAAAATGGAACTCGCCCCGCCCTCAGTAAGCCGGGCGCTGAAAACGCTGGAAGAGCAGCTCGGGCTTCCGCTTTTTACCCGCACCACCCGGCAGATGGATCTGACCGAAGCCGGGCAGATGCTGTATGACCAGACGATTAACGCCATCGCTGATCTGAATATTGCCGTGGAAAATGTCAGTGAACTGAGTGACGTGCCGTCAGGTAAGGTGCGGATCACTATGCCGCGGTTTGTATCCCAGTATTTGATTCAGCCTGTTTATGCCGAGTTTTGTCTTAGGTATCCGAATATCGAGTTAGAGATCTCGGTCTCTGATGCGGCGGTAAATATTATCAGCGAGGGTTATGACTTAGGCATCCGTTTTGGGGACAGAATCGAGGAGGGCCTGATTGCCCGCCCGCTTACGACTCCCATGAAAGAGACGCTGTTTGCCTCTCCAGAATATATTCGTCAATACGGAGAACCAAAAACACCGGAAGATCTGAAACAACATAAGCTGATCCAGTACCGTTTTATGTCTTCCAATCAGCTTGCTCCTCTTAAGCTGAATAATAACGGCTCGGAAGTGCTGGTGGATATGCCGATTGGAATGGTCTGCAACGACACTGACCTTATGATGGATGCGGCGATAAAAGGGCTGGGAATAGGGCGTATTGTCGACCCTATGGTTGAGCCCTTTTTTGCAGAAGGGAAACTTGTGCCTGTTCTGCAAGAGTACTGGTATCCCTATCCTGCGCTGTATATCTATTTTCACCGCAATACTCAGAAGGCCAAGCGGGTGCGGGTATTTATAGACTTCCTGCTGGAGCAGTTAGGCGTGTAG